A window from Rhea pennata isolate bPtePen1 chromosome 1, bPtePen1.pri, whole genome shotgun sequence encodes these proteins:
- the LOC134138075 gene encoding histone H2A-beta, sperm-like — MSRAEEVSTEPEREREPAAACTGGPSEDSETKGKVSRSSRAGLLFPVSRIDRLLRRGRFAKRIGAAAPIYLAAALQCVTQHTVEVAGNISKESKKQRISPRHLQLAVQSSPELKQLLRGMPGHQGSAVPHSQLVASPRNKKRKSEKRWLGQKVAAAPAPAPASSK, encoded by the coding sequence ATGTCCAGAGCAGAGGAGGTGAGCACGGAGCCTGAGCGGGAGAGGGAGCCTGCGGCAGCCTGCACTGGGGGCCCTTCCGAAGACAGCGAAACAAAGGGCAAAGTGAGCCGCTCCTCCCGGGCTGGGCTGCTCTTCCCTGTGAGCCGCATAGACAGGCTGCTGCGCAGAGGCCGCTTTGCCAAGCGCATTGGAGCCGCAGCCCCCATCTATCTGGCGGCTGCACTGCAGTGTGTGACGCAACAcaccgtggaggtggctgggaaTATTTCCAAGGAGAGCAAGAAGCAGCGCATTTCTCCACGGCATTTGCAGCTGGCTGTGCAAAGCAGCCCTGAGCTCAAGCAGCTCCTGAGAGGTATGCCCGGGCACCAGGGGAGCGCTgtgccccacagccagctggTGGCCTCCCCTCGgaacaagaagaggaagagtGAGAAGAGGTGGCTTGGGCAAAAGGTTgcagctgcccctgcccctgcccctgccagcAGCAAGTGA
- the LOC134138016 gene encoding natural killer cells antigen CD94-like: MEDEEGYTTLNLQPSTSVITRRYSSNNKCSAFNSPGSFVPVDRVSASASIWRPVAFIFFTLCLVLLMGLVTLLALFFQVSKDCEEGKKLQEMRETLCSEGKESNKTNETKCALCPASWQNSGADNCFYISKQKKTWKQSQEFCSLRNSTLLVLKDRTKMVYLPRDPQFYWVGLSYVSERNGWYWEDGTALVREVTAWIVLYEHIFCASLYGQIIYTSNSCSTKQFWICEKGAIHFT; encoded by the exons ATGGAGGATGAGGAAGGGTACACCACTTTAAATTTGCAACCTTCAACTTCAGTTATTACTCGTAGATATTCAAGTAACAACAAATGTTCTGCATTTAATTCTCCAGGCAGTTTTGTTCCAGTAGACA GAGTCTCTGCCTCAGCTTCCATATGGCGACCAGTggccttcattttcttcactttgtgTCTGGTGCTGTTAATGGGGCTGGTAACCTTGCTGGCACTGT TTTTTCAGGTTTCCAAGGActgtgaggaaggaaagaagctACAAGAAATGAGGGAAACCTTGTGttctgaagggaaagaaagcaataaGACTAATG AAACAAAATGTGCTCTCTGTCCAGCAAGCTGGCAAAACAGTGGAGCTGACAACTGTTTctacatttcaaaacagaagaaaacatggaaacaaAGTCAAGAATTCTGTTCCCTGAGAAATTCAACCTTGCTTGTGCTAAAAGACAGAACAAAGATG GTTTATCTGCCACGGGATCCACAGTTTTACTGGGTTGGATTATCATATGTCTCTGAAAGGAATGGATGGTACTGGGAGGATGGGACAGCTCTTGTGAGAGAAGTTACAGCTTG GATTGTATTATATGAACACATCTTCTGTGCTTCCTTATATGGACAAATAATTTACACCAGTAACTCCTGTTCAACAAAGCAGTTCTGGATCTGTGAGAAAGGGGCTATTCATTTCACCTGA